The stretch of DNA ATTCCCATTCCTTGACGACCCTAAAACTGGAAACCCATTGATGGACAGAACTGTTCTTATTGCAAACACTTCTAACATGCCGGTAGCAGCTCGTGAAGCATGTGTATATACTGGTATGACAATTGCTGAATACTACCGTGACCAAGGTTATGATGTAGCGCTTATGGCTGACTCAACTTCAAGATGGGCAGAAGCTATGAGGGAGATTTCAGGAAGATTAGAAGAAATGCCTGGGGAAGAAGGTTACCCTGCATACTTAGCATCCAGATTAGCTCAATTCTACGAAAGAGCTGGAAGAGTAGAAACTATCGGTACAGAATCAAAAGTAGCATCCATTTCTGTAGTAGGTGCAGTATCCCCTCCTGGTGGGGACTTATCCGAACCTGTTACACAAAACACATTACGTATCTGTAAAGTGTTCTGGGCGTTAGATGCATCTCTTGCGGATAAACGTCACTTCCCTTCAATCGACTGGTTGCAAAGTTATTCATTGTATATCGACAGTATTGAAGGATGGTATTCTGAAAATGTAGCTGCAGACTGGAGAGCAACTCGTGACGAAGCTATGAGCTTATTGCAAAAAGAATCCGAGTTACAAGAAATTGTACAGTTAGTTGGTCCTGATGCATTACCTGAAACTGACCAAGCTACTTTAGAAACTACCCGTATGTTAAGAGAAGATTTCTTACAACAAAACGCATTTGATGATGTAGATACATACTGTGCACCTGATAAACAGTACAAAATGTTAAAAACCATTTTATTATTCTACAAAGAATCTCTTGCAGCTGTTAACAGAGGAGCACCAATTGCAAATATTGTAGCTTTACCTGTTAAAGAAGAAATCGGTAAAATGAAATACATACACCAAGATGAATTTGATGAAAAAATTGCTGAAATTCAATCCGCAATTACTAAACAATGCAGTGAGGCTTAAAAATGAATACAAATATTAAAACTAGAGAATATACTACTGTATCTGAAGTCTCAGGTCCTTTAATGGTTGTTGAA from Methanobrevibacter sp. YE315 encodes:
- a CDS encoding ATP synthase subunit A produces the protein MIIEGNIIKIAGPVIVADGMKGAQMLEMVRVGDEKLIGEIIELEGDTATIQVYEETAGIQPGEVVECTGGALSVELGPGIMSSIYDGIQRPLRIIREVSGDFIARGIDVDSINKEKKWAFKPVAKVGDVLQAGDVLGEVQETSAVLHKIMVPPTVEGEVTEIAAEGEYTVLDDIAEVGGEKIQMLQKWPVKRSRPYVRKLDPDVPLVTGQRAQDTFFSVAKGGAAAIPGPFGSGKTVTQQQLAKWADADIVVYIGCGERGNEMTDVLTEFPFLDDPKTGNPLMDRTVLIANTSNMPVAAREACVYTGMTIAEYYRDQGYDVALMADSTSRWAEAMREISGRLEEMPGEEGYPAYLASRLAQFYERAGRVETIGTESKVASISVVGAVSPPGGDLSEPVTQNTLRICKVFWALDASLADKRHFPSIDWLQSYSLYIDSIEGWYSENVAADWRATRDEAMSLLQKESELQEIVQLVGPDALPETDQATLETTRMLREDFLQQNAFDDVDTYCAPDKQYKMLKTILLFYKESLAAVNRGAPIANIVALPVKEEIGKMKYIHQDEFDEKIAEIQSAITKQCSEA